TTGGTCATTATTCTGTaaaccaaaaattcaaaatcagTGTATATATACTGTGTCTCAATCTATGCAGGCTGGAAGTCAAAACATAAGGCAAGATGATTTCGATCCTGATACAATGACTTACGAGGTTGGTTATGCAGCTTGTATCAATTCTTTGCTAATGTCTTCTTCCAACTTTAAAATCTCTGCTTAGGAATTGTAAAAGTGTGGCAACACATGAATATCTTTCTTGAGTCTGTATTTGTCTTTAGGAGTTGCAATCACTGGGAGAATCTGTTGGAAGCGAGAGCAGAGGACTTACAGCGGATCTTATCTCACGGTTACCAACATTCAGACACAAATCAAGCAAATCTGGTTTGTTCTcgaagaaaaagaaggaaacaGAAGAGTATGGTTTCTCTAACTCTCTGCATTCGCGTTTCCTTCGATTATGCGGTTTGATATCAAAGAACTGCCAAGGAATAAGATAAATGAAGCCTTAGGAAGATACTCCTACATCAGAAGTTTTACAACAATCAACTACCCTTACCGTCATTGTTAATCTTATCAAACCTATGCATTCCTGTCTTCTACCTTTGAGCTAGTATTTTATTGTAAGTTAGCACGTCCTATACAAGATAGTGCCTTCTAAGTAGTGAGGCATTGCATTTCATTTGTCTAGGAAAGTGTGAGAAAGAAAAACCTCAACGTAGAACAACTTTTCTTTCAGGTGTGTGATATGCCGTGACGGATACAAGCAAGGAGCTAAAGTGATCAGCTTGCCTTGTGCACACCAGTATCATTCAAAGTGTATCAAAACTTGGTTGCAGCAAAACAAGGTAAAATGGTTAGAGATgaagtagtactattatttaaaggtaattgaaaaaaaaaaagataaccAGTTTTTGGTTGGTTGCAGCAATGCCCCATTTGCCAAAAGGAGGTGCAAGACAACTAGTTCATCATGTTAGCGCAGAGCAAGCAAGAAGAAGTTGCAGCTTGCGTAATCAAGGATTTCGACTGTTGTTATATCATCACCGTCTGTGTTTATGAACACCGTCTCTCCAGTTTCCCCAATCCCAGATACACTGCCTTAAATAGATGATATTTATATCCCTCTGTTTTGTGAGACAGTCAACTAGAGAGGGAGATTGATGGAGATTTCATGTTCAAGTTCTTGAATTTCTTTGATATGTATGTCTATAATGAAGTTTCAGTTTCATTGCAATTCAATAGTAACATAAATTTTGAAGTTTAAATATGCAAAACACAGTCAAAGGAAATCCAAGTTAAACCAGCCTATATAAGCACATTCTCGATATTCCACTACCTCAGAATCTGTATACatgtagtatataaaataacacACAGATTAGTTATCCCTTCCAGCTGAAGTTCATGCTTTCATCAAGATCATTGTTGAAGAAGCCGTTTTCGATGAACTCATGGGCAATGTCTGGAACTATCTCAACAGAAGAACGAAGGCTCTCCGGAAAATATGATGATTTTTGGTCATGGCCATATCCCATATGACTAACAGATGCTGGAGATTCACTCTTGAAAGAAGCATCTTTGAAACTATTGCCTCTGATTGGGGGCTGTGGTTGAGCGTTCGACATGGAATCCGGGTTTTGAATCTGCGCAGCTGCTCCCCCGTTGTTCTTTCTGTTCATGTCATGCAGAAACTGCTGAAGCATCTGATGTTGTAGTGTTTGGTTGTTTTGTGAGAGCAGAGGTTGACTCTGCTGTTTCTGTGGTGCTTGGCTACCAATCTGTGGATTCTGAAGCATTCCCAGAAAAGCACCCGAAGACCCGGGAGTCGTGGGGACAGAAGAAGAAGACCCCTCGTGCTGATTTATGCTATTAGTTGAGTTCATTGAGTTCTGTCTCATCAGCAAATTCTGGTAGTTAGTCATTGCAAGACCACCATGTGCTGATCCAGTTAGAGCTCCTCGACTCCCCGGAAGCTGGTTATTGAGCCCAGGATGCAACGCCATGAGCTTGTTGAGTGTGTTGTGATCTGTCATCTGGACCCGGGACACAGAAGAACATCTGGGGAAGAAGCTGTTCAAGCCCTCTGCAAACATAATTGCAATGATAATCACCAAATGGCTATTCAATCTTGCACGGGTTTAGATACAGATAGACATGTTCTTACCTATAGGGCTTTTCTTTTGGTCTCTGCAGAAATCCATCAAATCTTTCATGCTATTAACGACATCCGCTATCTGAAAACAGTAGACAAATATGAGAAGCCCGATGCAATGGATTGTGAATGTTAAAGCGTATGCAATGATTAAAACATGCCTGTAGGCACCGGACATGTCTCTTGGAGAAGCCGAGATCATTCACTGACTGTAACTCCAAACTCCGAGCAAGTTGGAGCCCGGCTGTTATGACCCTGTAACGAAAGAGCATCAAATTAATACCCCAGGCAGTCGTTACGCCACCACACCAAGAAGAAGGAAATCTACACCAGTCAACGTTTTTGATTCTCAACTCACATAGCACTGTTCGCCTGTAAATCTTGATGGGAAACACCATCAGCTCCGCTCTCAGCTATCGTGCTTTGACATTTCTGGGCGACCTGTAGCAATCGATTAACCTGCAGCAGAAATTTGTTCTATAAGCTCCACAACATAAATGTTTATGTATAAACCACATTCATTAGTTATTATAGCTGCTTATCACATGCAGCATAGAACGTATTTAAACTAAATGAAGATTAGAATAGTAACATGGAAAATACACTACATGCTGGCAACACGATTGTAGGGATCAGTCCATGTGAACTCAACCAAAAGATGTCTACCTGGGATGCAACAACTCGACGAGGAAGAAGTTCTTCATGACGCCGGGCACAAAACTCCCAAGACAAAATCTGAAAAAAGTTATGGTGAGGCAAGTGTTAACCAAAGTGAAAACATAAACAAGAGATCGCGACAGAACTTATATGTCGACTAATATTGCATTTTACCTTTAAATCAGGGGTGAAAAGAATGCAAAGATGACCCTCACGGACCACACGGAGTTGCTCATACACACTTTCTTGAACTGCCTTTTCATACTCCAGCATCATTATTCCCGAAGGGAATTTACTCTCACGAGGCAGGTCCAGGAACAGTAGCTCGTCAATTACACCACTGGCAAACTTGATCTCCTCGAGTCTAGGGAGCACTTCAAAAGTTGCCTCTGTAGAAAACGACAAGAGAAGGCCAAACTTTCAGAGCACTAAAGCTAGCCGACTAACAAGTTACTTAGCCAACAACACATGCTAGATCGTTCGATGCCTTATAGTATAACTAGAATATTGTTTCAACGAATAAATTAACATAGGCAACATCTATAGGTTGAGATTAAAACGCACCAAACCCCCTTCCAGATTTTGAGCCACAAATGTCACATTGCCATGCATCCTGCGGAAGAAAAGCAAAAAATTACAGAATCGGCTTTAAGGGCACCAAAGACAGAAAAGCGGAAGCATGAACAGAAACAGGCCTCAGGCAGAAAAGAGAAAAGTAAATGAATGTCATGGGGATGTTGTGTTTCGTTGTATGCCAATAAGCAAATAGTCAAAGGATAAGAGAAAAATACCATTGCAGCCTGAGGAAACACCCCGAGTGAATGCTGCCCAACGCTATTATACAGTGATAGACACCATCTCTTCTTCGCACGTGGAGAGTAAAACTCTGCCACAAAATTTCTCCAATAGACAATGGTATTGTCCTAAAAGGAAGCAAGTAAGTCCAGCCATCATAAATCAATTATAAATGACATGAGAGCTGTATATCATTATCAACATGAAAAGGAGAACAGAACTCAACCAAAATAAATGGTATGCTAGTTAAATTCAAATGAGATTAAAGTACTAACAGCAGGACGTTGTCGATGGtgatacaaatattgcattagACGACGAGAGCATACACCACCATCATTAGGTTGAACTGCAGTTGAAGATGGCATTCCCTGAATTTGAAGCTGTTGTCTTGACTGCAACTGCTGCTGTTGCTGCAATAGCTGAACCCGCTGCATTGGCGACATAGCCTGTAGAATCAGTTGCTCTTGCTGCCTTAGCCTCTGTTGCTGGATCAAAGCTTGCAATTGAGGATTCGAGTTCTGTAAATGCATGAAATCTTGTCTCTGCAATAGCTGCCGCAAAACCTGCTGCTGCGCAATATCTTCCTGCCTTATATCCAAACGGGGTTTTTTCTGCAGCTGAGACATTGTAGCTTGGTCGAGGGCGAAAGAACCTTGCACACTTGCACCACCAGGAAACTGAAGCTGCCCCGTGCGAGGCAAAGACGTAGCACTAGAAACTCCATGATGCTGCTGGCTTTGCTGCGAAACAGAATCTTGATTCGAGCTTTGTTGCACAACTGAGGATCCATCTATGACAGAAGAGCCTGAAATGCTAATATTATTAGATGAGAATGACATAGGCGAGGCAGGCAAGCGCATGTAAGATTCGGTATTAACACTAGCACTTCTTTGAAGGTTGTGACCTCCTGAAAGTCCCGAGTTCGCATCAGTCACCAAAGAACTTGCCCCAACACTGGGGCCAGAGCTTGCCAAACTGTTTAAGACTATATTGCTAACATCCCCAGAAAAGGGACCAGGTAGTGAACTCAAAGAGTTCCCAAAATTTGAACTGAGCTGGGAATTCCCCGGAAACtggccttgttcatcccctcgAAAGAAAACTCCTGAGCTTGAAGATAATTGAGCTGTTCCTACAGCCACCCTCGGAGGCACCATCGGTAACAGGGATCCAACGAACAATCAGTTCCAGCACTCAGAACTCAGAATCTAACACAATGACTACAACAGTTCAAACCAGCTAAACAGATATCCCCCAAAACTTCGGTCATCTATGCCAGTTTTCTCACTGTAAGATGCTTGCAGACCCAGGGCTGTCAGCAAGCAGAGAATCAGTAGGAAACAAATACAGCTAAGAAACTAACATGAATATAAAACACAGCACACGTAAAAAAGATCCATGAAAACCTCCAAAACTATTTTCAACAAACCCTAATTTCCAGCCACTGAAATTTAGCACAAATTCAATAAAGCACGTAACTTTAGCAacttaaaaatgaaagaaaaacagaaGCAAATTATTAATAACGAACCCTGATGTTCGGCCATTGAAATTTAACACCAATGCACCAAAGAACATATCTTTACCAATTAAAAGAAAAGCTGAAGCACAAATTCATTAACACTAAAAATCAGCTACTACCAACAAAACCCAGCTTACATCCCGTGGAATTCCAATCAGAAAAGCAAATGAGGGATCAATCAAACCCAATTCGATGTTAATCAACTTTGTTTCTTTCTCATGTTAAGCTTCAAACTAGTTCATCTCATTTCGAAAATTCACAAACAACAAAGATTCGGGAATGAAACGATAATCAGAGGTCTGCAATTGAAATGCTCAATTTAGAAATTTCTATAAACTTACTTGTGATAAGAAAAGGGGAAAGAAAATTAAGCTGGTGATCGGTGCTCAGCTCAGTTACATAGCGGGAAACAAAATGGGGTTACCGGCTACAGACGGTCGAGAATCTTTGATCACCGGGTGCAGGCGGTTATAGACACGTGTCGGATGATTAGTAGGGGTGTTCACTGTAGTAGAATCAAGGGATCCCGTCTGTCCAATGTTTACGTGGCGAGATAACATTGGAAGCTGGAATCGCTCTGGCTTGACAGCCGAATTGTTCATTTTTAATGAAAGACTTTAGCTTAAATTGAAAGTTAATTACGAAAGTTAATTGTTCATTTGTAATAAATTTCACATAAAATCAGTTTTTTTTAACTCATACGAAATTTACTGTAAGGGATAAATTCATGATATTTTTGatcgaattttaattttatagaataccaaattaaattaatttctgTAATTCTATCCACAATAgtcttatttataatttattcttTATAATTTCTCACAcaaaatttctttttaaaaggtattcatttcattttaatcTTTTTATTACTTCAAATGCATGTAATCGAATATTTTTTATTCCTTTCATccttaaaaaatagacaaaactTGTAgatgatacgagttttaatatgcttttaatatgcaattggtaagtaaaataaatgaaaaaataagaaagagagagggaTAAATTATTGAAAGCAGTGTTAGTGGATTATTGAGTCAACATTTTTAGTCCACATTTAGACTTTCAATTTGGGGGAtgattaaaaatgataatactAGTCTATTTATGGAGGAACAGAAGGAGTATGTTTTACTAATAAGATTTCAAATCAAAGTGATCATATTCATTCACCCAATTAATATTATTGCCCAAATGAAATTTACTGTGTGtatcaaatattttaaatagaaaatttagTAGTGGTAATATGTCCCAAAATTACCAATATTGGTCTAATTTGTATTTTCCATTAACTTAAATTTGGTCAAAAAAACATAAACTTATCCTTTTTAGTGAAATTTCGATGAGTTAGGAAAAAAACTGATTTCGTGGAAAATTCACTATAAAACCTAATTTCATTAGTTTTGCAACCaacttcaattctagtgggaaatactaaattttggctataatttgcaattttagagacccctatttgatattttcttcaattttcttacgatattttgattttatatttgctatatattattgatttggTGCACATGTGTTTTAAATTGATGATgtaaattgaattatttgtaaAGTGAgctaataaaaaattgataaaatttaCATGCgattattagcactaaaaatacttgcaagtatacaaggtagatctagtatagctaaatgtcagtaccgggatatcgaacacatggaataagattgcaattgtctatcatatactaagcgtcgtatactatttagagacacgAGATTTTTGGATTTAGATTTATAAACTAGacagaaagaaataaacaactaacagaaaacaaaaaaaaaaacaaataatacaaagcaaGCTAAAACTTGGAGAACACTCTTTTCCCCCTTTTTTCCTTCTACgggtttctctctctctccctctctcctctCAGTTATTGCGGCTCCTACACTCTTGGTAGGTATTTATAAGTTCTCCATTGACCTATTTAA
This sequence is a window from Salvia splendens isolate huo1 chromosome 5, SspV2, whole genome shotgun sequence. Protein-coding genes within it:
- the LOC121802031 gene encoding probable transcriptional regulator SLK2 — protein: MVPPRVAVGTAQLSSSSGVFFRGDEQGQFPGNSQLSSNFGNSLSSLPGPFSGDVSNIVLNSLASSGPSVGASSLVTDANSGLSGGHNLQRSASVNTESYMRLPASPMSFSSNNISISGSSVIDGSSVVQQSSNQDSVSQQSQQHHGVSSATSLPRTGQLQFPGGASVQGSFALDQATMSQLQKKPRLDIRQEDIAQQQVLRQLLQRQDFMHLQNSNPQLQALIQQQRLRQQEQLILQAMSPMQRVQLLQQQQQLQSRQQLQIQGMPSSTAVQPNDGGVCSRRLMQYLYHHRQRPADNTIVYWRNFVAEFYSPRAKKRWCLSLYNSVGQHSLGVFPQAAMDAWQCDICGSKSGRGFEATFEVLPRLEEIKFASGVIDELLFLDLPRESKFPSGIMMLEYEKAVQESVYEQLRVVREGHLCILFTPDLKILSWEFCARRHEELLPRRVVASQVNRLLQVAQKCQSTIAESGADGVSHQDLQANSAMVITAGLQLARSLELQSVNDLGFSKRHVRCLQIADVVNSMKDLMDFCRDQKKSPIEGLNSFFPRCSSVSRVQMTDHNTLNKLMALHPGLNNQLPGSRGALTGSAHGGLAMTNYQNLLMRQNSMNSTNSINQHEGSSSSVPTTPGSSGAFLGMLQNPQIGSQAPQKQQSQPLLSQNNQTLQHQMLQQFLHDMNRKNNGGAAAQIQNPDSMSNAQPQPPIRGNSFKDASFKSESPASVSHMGYGHDQKSSYFPESLRSSVEIVPDIAHEFIENGFFNNDLDESMNFSWKG